The Pan paniscus chromosome 1, NHGRI_mPanPan1-v2.0_pri, whole genome shotgun sequence genome has a segment encoding these proteins:
- the PGBD2 gene encoding piggyBac transposable element-derived protein 2 isoform X1 produces the protein MASTSRDVIAGRGIHSKVKSAKLLEVLNAMEEEESNNNREEIFIAPPDNAAGEFTDEDSGDEDSQRGAHLPGSVLHASVLCEDSGTGEDNDGLELQPARKRRKAAVKPPRVWTKRDIRPDFGSWTASDPHIEDLKSQELSPVGLFELFFDEGTINFIVNETNRYAWQKNVNLSLTAQELKCVLGILILSGYISYPRRRMFWETSPDSHHHLVADAIRRDRFELIFSYLHFADNNELDASDRFAKVRPLIIRMNCNFQKHAPLEEFYSFGESMCEYFGHRGSKQLHRGKPVRLGYKIWCGTTSRGYLVWFEPSQGTLFTKPDRSLDLGGSMVIKFVDALQERGFLPYHIFFDKVFTSVKLMSILRKKGVKATGTVREYRTDRCPLKDPKELKKMKRGSFDYKVDESEEIIVCRWHDSSVVNICSNAVGIEPVRLTSRHSGAAKTRTQVHQPSLVKLYQEKVGGVGRMDQNIAKYKVKIRGMKWYSSFIGYVIDAALNNAWQLHRICCQDAQVDLLAFRRYIACVYLESNADTTSQGRRSRRLETESRFDMIGHWIIHQDKRTRCALCHSQTNTRCEKCQKGVHAKCFREYHIR, from the exons ATGGCTTCAACATCCAG AGATGTCATTGCTGGGAGAGGTATCCACTCAAAGGTGAAGTCTGCAAAGCTGCTTGAGGTTCTGAATGCTATGGAGGAGGAAGAGTCCAACAACAACAGGGAAGAGATTTTCATTGCACCTCCCGACAATGCTGCGGGGGAATTCACTGATGAGGACTCAGGGGATGAAGACAGCCAGCGAGGTGCTCACCTGCCTGGCAGTGTGCTGCATGCTTCAGTCCTGTGTGAGGACTCTGGCACCGGGGAGGATAATGACGGCCTGGAGCTGCAGCCGGCCAGGAAGAGGCGGAAAGCAGCTGTGAAACCTCCGCGCGTTTGGACCAAAAGAGATATTCGTCCAGACTTCGGCAGTTGGACGGCGTCAGATCCTCATATTGAGGATCTGAAAAGCCAGGAGCTGAGTCCCGTGGGCctttttgagttgttttttgaTGAAGGAACAATTAATTTCATTGTTAATGAAACCAATCGTTATGCTTGGCAGAAAAATGTCAATTTGAGTCTTACGGCTCAGGAATTGAAGTGTGTTTTGGGCATTTTGATTTTAAGTGGGTACATCTCTTATCCAAGGAGAAGGATGTTCTGGGAAACCTCTCCCGATTCACATCATCATCTTGTGGCTGATGCAATTAGAAGGGACAGATTTGAACTAATCTTCTCATACTTACATTTTGCAGATAACAACGAACTTGATGCAAGTGATAGGTTTGCCAAGGTCAGACCTCTCATCATCCGGATGAACTGCAATTTCCAGAAGCATGCACCCTTGGAAGAGTTCTACAGCTTTGGCGAGTCTATGTGTGAGTACTTTGGGCACCGGGGGTCCAAGCAGCTGCACAGGGGGAAGCCTGTGCGACTTGGCTACAAGATTTGGTGTGGGACAACCAGCAGAGGCTACTTGGTGTGGTTTGAGCCCTCACAGGGCACACTGTTTACCAAGCCAGACAGGAGCTTGGATCTAGGAGGCAGTATGGTAATAAAATTTGTGGATGCGCTTCAGGAGCGTGGTTTTCTGCCATATCACATATTTTTTGACAAGGTTTTCACAAGTGTTAAACTGATGTCCATTTTGAGGAAAAAGGGGGTGAAAGCCACAGGAACTGTTCGTGAGTACAGGACTGACCGATGTCCCCTAAAAGaccccaaagaactgaaaaaaatgaagaggggTTCATTTGATTACAAAGTCGATGAGAGTGAGGAGATCATCGTGTGCCGCTGGCACGATAGCAGCGTGGTCAACATTTGCTCCAATGCTGTGGGCATAGAGCCAGTGAGGCTGACCAGTCGTCACTCTGGAGCAGCTAAAACGCGGACTCAGGTCCACCAGCCATCACTGGTGAAGCTGTATCAGGAGAAGGTGGGCGGCGTTGGTAGGATGGATCAGAATATTGCCAAGTACAAGGTGAAGATCCGAGGCATGAAGTGGTACTCAAGCTTTATTGGCTATGTCATTGATGCTGCCCTCAACAATGCATGGCAGCTGCATAGAATCTGCTGCCAAGATGCCCAGGTGGACCTCCTTGCCTTCCGGAGATACATTGCCTGTGTGTATCTGGAGAGCAATGCTGACACAACATCTCAAGGGAGGCGAAGCAGGCGGTTGGAGACTGAGAGCCGCTTCGATATGATTGGGCACTGGATTATCCATCAGGACAAGAGGACCCGGTGTGCCCTCTGCCACTCACAGACCAACACCCGGTGCGAGAAGTGCCAGAAGGGTGTCCATGCCAAATGCTTCAGGGAGTACCACATCCGGTGA
- the PGBD2 gene encoding piggyBac transposable element-derived protein 2 isoform X2: MGRDVIAGRGIHSKVKSAKLLEVLNAMEEEESNNNREEIFIAPPDNAAGEFTDEDSGDEDSQRGAHLPGSVLHASVLCEDSGTGEDNDGLELQPARKRRKAAVKPPRVWTKRDIRPDFGSWTASDPHIEDLKSQELSPVGLFELFFDEGTINFIVNETNRYAWQKNVNLSLTAQELKCVLGILILSGYISYPRRRMFWETSPDSHHHLVADAIRRDRFELIFSYLHFADNNELDASDRFAKVRPLIIRMNCNFQKHAPLEEFYSFGESMCEYFGHRGSKQLHRGKPVRLGYKIWCGTTSRGYLVWFEPSQGTLFTKPDRSLDLGGSMVIKFVDALQERGFLPYHIFFDKVFTSVKLMSILRKKGVKATGTVREYRTDRCPLKDPKELKKMKRGSFDYKVDESEEIIVCRWHDSSVVNICSNAVGIEPVRLTSRHSGAAKTRTQVHQPSLVKLYQEKVGGVGRMDQNIAKYKVKIRGMKWYSSFIGYVIDAALNNAWQLHRICCQDAQVDLLAFRRYIACVYLESNADTTSQGRRSRRLETESRFDMIGHWIIHQDKRTRCALCHSQTNTRCEKCQKGVHAKCFREYHIR; encoded by the exons ATGGGCAG AGATGTCATTGCTGGGAGAGGTATCCACTCAAAGGTGAAGTCTGCAAAGCTGCTTGAGGTTCTGAATGCTATGGAGGAGGAAGAGTCCAACAACAACAGGGAAGAGATTTTCATTGCACCTCCCGACAATGCTGCGGGGGAATTCACTGATGAGGACTCAGGGGATGAAGACAGCCAGCGAGGTGCTCACCTGCCTGGCAGTGTGCTGCATGCTTCAGTCCTGTGTGAGGACTCTGGCACCGGGGAGGATAATGACGGCCTGGAGCTGCAGCCGGCCAGGAAGAGGCGGAAAGCAGCTGTGAAACCTCCGCGCGTTTGGACCAAAAGAGATATTCGTCCAGACTTCGGCAGTTGGACGGCGTCAGATCCTCATATTGAGGATCTGAAAAGCCAGGAGCTGAGTCCCGTGGGCctttttgagttgttttttgaTGAAGGAACAATTAATTTCATTGTTAATGAAACCAATCGTTATGCTTGGCAGAAAAATGTCAATTTGAGTCTTACGGCTCAGGAATTGAAGTGTGTTTTGGGCATTTTGATTTTAAGTGGGTACATCTCTTATCCAAGGAGAAGGATGTTCTGGGAAACCTCTCCCGATTCACATCATCATCTTGTGGCTGATGCAATTAGAAGGGACAGATTTGAACTAATCTTCTCATACTTACATTTTGCAGATAACAACGAACTTGATGCAAGTGATAGGTTTGCCAAGGTCAGACCTCTCATCATCCGGATGAACTGCAATTTCCAGAAGCATGCACCCTTGGAAGAGTTCTACAGCTTTGGCGAGTCTATGTGTGAGTACTTTGGGCACCGGGGGTCCAAGCAGCTGCACAGGGGGAAGCCTGTGCGACTTGGCTACAAGATTTGGTGTGGGACAACCAGCAGAGGCTACTTGGTGTGGTTTGAGCCCTCACAGGGCACACTGTTTACCAAGCCAGACAGGAGCTTGGATCTAGGAGGCAGTATGGTAATAAAATTTGTGGATGCGCTTCAGGAGCGTGGTTTTCTGCCATATCACATATTTTTTGACAAGGTTTTCACAAGTGTTAAACTGATGTCCATTTTGAGGAAAAAGGGGGTGAAAGCCACAGGAACTGTTCGTGAGTACAGGACTGACCGATGTCCCCTAAAAGaccccaaagaactgaaaaaaatgaagaggggTTCATTTGATTACAAAGTCGATGAGAGTGAGGAGATCATCGTGTGCCGCTGGCACGATAGCAGCGTGGTCAACATTTGCTCCAATGCTGTGGGCATAGAGCCAGTGAGGCTGACCAGTCGTCACTCTGGAGCAGCTAAAACGCGGACTCAGGTCCACCAGCCATCACTGGTGAAGCTGTATCAGGAGAAGGTGGGCGGCGTTGGTAGGATGGATCAGAATATTGCCAAGTACAAGGTGAAGATCCGAGGCATGAAGTGGTACTCAAGCTTTATTGGCTATGTCATTGATGCTGCCCTCAACAATGCATGGCAGCTGCATAGAATCTGCTGCCAAGATGCCCAGGTGGACCTCCTTGCCTTCCGGAGATACATTGCCTGTGTGTATCTGGAGAGCAATGCTGACACAACATCTCAAGGGAGGCGAAGCAGGCGGTTGGAGACTGAGAGCCGCTTCGATATGATTGGGCACTGGATTATCCATCAGGACAAGAGGACCCGGTGTGCCCTCTGCCACTCACAGACCAACACCCGGTGCGAGAAGTGCCAGAAGGGTGTCCATGCCAAATGCTTCAGGGAGTACCACATCCGGTGA